In Arachis stenosperma cultivar V10309 chromosome 1, arast.V10309.gnm1.PFL2, whole genome shotgun sequence, one DNA window encodes the following:
- the LOC130945140 gene encoding uncharacterized protein LOC130945140: MGGHGGLNILPQKRWNVYNYENREKVRRDEEQAARDEQIKRDEVRKRDAELRLERLRTAKGLAPLVKAKAEEEEEEPELKNSGDNRHINLFEGIKIFDPVRETEKRKELLGEREGWKKEKRMKKEEGKSSGVVVGPEDEKYRLGYGVAGKGVKMPWYLEKRNGDDKKGGGDDGDGEVKIENKKKNGRKTLEELREERLKREKHEKERERALIGEKGRSSSNHSERRSDRDVYGNKKFNRR; encoded by the exons ATGGGAGGCCATGGCGGCCTCAACATTCTCCCGCAGAAGCGGTGGAACGTCTACAACTACGAGAACAGGGAAAAGGTCCGCCGCGACGAGGAGCAAGCCGCCAGAGACGAGCAGATCAAGCGCGATGAGGTCAGGAAGCGCGACGCCGAGCTCCGCCTCGAGCGCCTCCGCACCGCCAAGGGTTTGGCTCCTCTCGTTAAGGCCaaggcagaggaagaagaagaagaaccggAATTGAAGAATTCGGGTGACAACAGACACATTAACTTGTTCGAGGGGATTAAGATTTTCGATCCTGTACGAGAAACCGAGAAGAGGAAGGAGTTGTTAGGGGAAAGGGAAGGgtggaagaaggagaagaggatgaagaaagaagaaggaaagtcCTCGGGGGTGGTGGTGGGTCCCGAGGATGAGAAGTATAGGTTAGGGTATGGGGTAGCAGGGAAGGGTGTGAAGATGCCTTGGTATCTTGAGAAGCGTAATGGCGACGATAAGAAGGGCGGTGGGGATGATGGTGATGGGGAAGTGAAGATtgagaacaagaagaagaatgggaggaagaCTTTGGAGGAGTTGAGGGAAGAGAGGTTGAAGAGGGAGAAGCACGAGAAGGAGCGGGAGAGGGCGTTGATCGGGGAGAAGGGCCGCAGCAGCAGCAACCATAGTGAGCGCCGCAGCGATAGAGATGTGTATGGGAACAAGAAGTTTAACAG GCGATGA